A single genomic interval of Pyrus communis chromosome 5, drPyrComm1.1, whole genome shotgun sequence harbors:
- the LOC137734136 gene encoding peroxisomal nicotinamide adenine dinucleotide carrier-like: MSDALINGLAGAGGGIIAQLITYPLQTVNTRQQTDRDLKEKKKKLGTVEHICQVIKNEGWERLYGGLTPSLVGTAASQGVYYYFYQIFRNKAEAAALERRKMGVGDGSVGMLSSLLVAALSGCVNVLFTNPIWVIVTRMQTHKKSAKSQPGQELLTAPDEEILAAAEPPPFGTAHAIQEVYDEGGVFGFWRGVFPTLIMVSNPSMQFMLYETMLKKLKQRRALNKKGNNGITALEIFLLGALAKLGATVVTYPLLVVKSRLQAKQVTNGDKRQHYKGTSDAILKMIRYEGLYGFYKGMGTKIVQSVLAAAVLFMIKEELVKGARFLLTSKVKSKPP; encoded by the exons ATGTCCGACGCTTTGATCAATGGGCTCGCCGGAGCTGGCGGCGGGATCATCGCCCAGCTCATCACCTATCCTCTTCAGACT GTGAATACTCGTCAACAAACGGACCGTGAtctgaaggagaagaagaagaaactcgGAACTGTGGAGCACATATGTCAG GTTATAAAAAATGAAGGATGGGAACGGTTGTATGGAGGTTTGACGCCATCGTTGGTGGGCACGGCAGCATCTCAG GGTGTTTACTATTATTTCTATCAAATATTCAGGAACAAGGCTGAAGCTGCTGCTCTTGAACGGAGGAAGATGGGGGTTGGTGATGGGTCTGTCGGAATGCTCTCTTCACTTTTGGTTGCTGCATTATCTGG GTGCGTGAATGTGCTGTTCACAAATCCTATATGGGTAATTGTTACGCGTATGCAG ACTCATAAAAAATCCGCCAAGTCCCAGCCTGGTCAGGAGCTATTAACTGCTCCAGATGAAGAAATCCTTGCTGCAGCTGAGCCTCCTCCATTCGGCACGGCACATGCG ATTCAGGAAGTTTATGATGAAGGTGGAGTTTTCGGCTTCTGGAGAGGTGTTTTCCCGACATTGATCATG GTGAGTAATCCTTCCATGCAATTTATGCTGTATGAAACTATGCTGAAGAAGCTGAAGCAAAGACGTGCCTTGAATAAGAAGGGTAACAATGGGATTACTGCTTTAGAG ATATTTCTTCTTGGTGCTTTGGCGAAACTAGGGGCTACGGTTGTGACATATCCTCTTCTAGTTGTGAAG TCGAGGCTTCAAGCAAAACAGGTTACAAATGGTGACAAAAGGCAACACTATAAAG GCACATCAGATGCTATTTTAAAGATGATTCGCTATGAAggattatacgggttttacaaaGGGATGGGAACGAAAATAGTCCAAAGTGTACTTGCAGCTGCCGTTCTGTTCATGATTAAGGAGGAACTTGTCAAGGGTGCTCGGTTCTTGCTCACTAGCAAAGTAAAGTCAAAGCCTCCATAG